Proteins encoded within one genomic window of Humulus lupulus chromosome 1, drHumLupu1.1, whole genome shotgun sequence:
- the LOC133826295 gene encoding probable E3 ubiquitin-protein ligase ARI8, whose amino-acid sequence MQSVHLEKLSDIQCQPESQLKFITEAWLQIVECRRVLKWTYAYGYYLPEHEHAKRQFFEYLQGEAESGLERLHQCAEKELHVYLNAKGQSKDFNEFRTKLAGLTR is encoded by the exons ATGCAGAGCGTGCAT cTTGAGAAGCTGAGTGACATACAGTGCCAACCTGAGTCACAGCTAAAGTTCATAACAGAGGCCTGGCTTCAG atcgTTGAGTGCAGGCGTGTTTTGAAATGGACATATGCTTATGGATATTATTTACCAGAGCATGAACATGCCAAGAGACAGTTCTTTGAGTACTTGCAAG GTGAGGCAGAGTCTGGGTTGGAAAGACTTCATCAATGTGCAGAAAAGGAGCTACATGTTTACCTTAATGCAAAGGGCCAATCAAAAGACTTCAATGAGTTTCGCACAAAACTTGCTGGACTGACCAGGTAG